GCAAAGCTGATTTTGCAGTTCCTAAAATTGACTGTTTTATGCTTCGCTGTCGACGCTGTGTTTGAGGATCAGGTCGGAAAATTTGACTGGTAAGGAAGGATGAAGCCTGCAAACGGTGAAAGACGCAATGAATGAAAAGCCTTAATACTggatatgctaatgctaacacctGTCATGGTGCTCCAGTTAGCTGTAATCtgggttgtgtgtgtttgtaagaAAAGGGACACAATGTCAGATATATTATTTACAGCCTTATTTTACATCGCCTCCATAAATTCTAGCGTATTTTTATCAACAGGAGGCAGCAATATGTTGGCAAGGTCCACTTTGCCCATTTTGATGCTCATATGCAGTCATCCAAAAAGGTCATTCTGGCAACTGAGAGGAATGTCTTTGCTGCAGTGAATACCAGGACTGGAGAACTTTGTAAGTATTATGTATACACGGTACACACCACATATTAACAAGGACTGTACAGCTGTCATGAATGGTTGAAATTTAATCATGGCTTCATTTACTATCTGGTTCCAGTATGGCGACATGTAGATAAGACCGGGCCAGAGGGACACATCGATGCTCTTCTGCATCACGGACAAGGTGAGGTTGTTAAGCCAGTTGAGCACTCAGAGCTCCTTATGTATTATATTCATTAGAATTGTTTTGGTCTCCTAGATGCGGTGCTGGTGGTGGGGAATGGCCGCATTCTGCGCTGCTGGGATGTAAATGTTGGTGGTTTGAACTGGGAGATTGTGCTTGACTCTGGCAGGTGACTGGTCACttgtttattaataaatttttgtCATTACCTTGGTCTAAACATGGCGTTTTTGTCAAACATTACAGTTTCCAGGCTGCATGTTTAGTCGGCCAGCACGACATAGTGAAGCAGGTGGCTGTTCTGAAGAAAACCGCCTTGTCTCTCCATTATCTTTCTAATGGTCATCAAAAATGGATTGAGAATCTTCCAGACAGGTAATCACCTAAACcactgatatttttatgactgctaataatgcaatatttaaaACTAACCTAGCTAAAGTTACATAAACTAAGCGATATAAGGAGGAAAATTTTGGCTCACTAAGGCAGACTGGTTTGCATTATGGAAAGTTAAACCTGTCTCTATTTGTCTTTGCAGTGAAACTGTCGATTACCAGTTTGTGTATTCTGGCGGAAACGGGGAAGTGTACGTACTGGGAGTCCTGCCTAATTCCCACATTGCTGTTGTCACATATAGTGTGGATGATGGAGAGATAATCAAGCAGGTATCCTCATTCATGCAGTGgagatatatcgatattttaagctttaaaaataaatgtaaaaaataatatatattcaacctaaatatatcgggatatgagtttttggtccatatcgcccagccgTAGTCATATGGTATACAGCAGAAAAGCTGTATGTAAATAAGCTGTATCCAAGCAATAGCTATGTAGTATATTGTTTGACTTTATTGATTGTTTCCTTGTGTTGTACTCAGATCTCAGTTGAAGCTCCATGGCTGTCCAACATACAGGCCAGCTGTGCTGTGGTTGGGCAGGGAATATTAACATGTGTGGATGCTGCCTCAGCATCTCTCTACACAGTTGATGTTCATGCACAGTCACAAATGACCCAAATCCCTCTGCAGGTATTCacctacatttaaaaaaaactatatagtCCTGGTGCACAATTAAATTCTCGTTTCCCCTCCTCAGTCACTCGGACTTGAAGTTTCACCTGACTTCCGTCCAGTATTGGTGTCCACCCAGCCTAATCCGGCCCGGCGCCCACTTTGGGAGTTCTTTCTTCAGCTCAGTCCTGATCATCACCTGCTTCTCCAGCTCAACAATGGTCAGATAGTGATACTGAGGGACTTCAAGCCTGTACGTATCCAACCTGCAATACAGATAAACAGATGAACtcgtttaattggttccattcaataataataataaacaccatattttcatagttagagcatagaattcttttatgactttctacATGTAATTTTTACCATCATTGGAGCCATCTAGATATGAattaacagccctatagtcacttttataggagatataatcagagaaaataagtagTTTAAGACAtaaggcttgtgtgtgtgtgttttagctgGAGTACGGCCACAACTGTAGGCCATGTTATTggtattatgatgatgatttatttattatcattatgttgTTGTGGCTGTTGTGAGATAAATATTTATCAGGTGATAAatcggcgatcaagtctggtgtgtgtcactagtgacacctagtggccagtgtagactaCAGTTCATCAACTTGTATTGTCTTAAAACTCGATtcatattttagttcatttagaacaTTGAGAGAAAATGCTCAgtttaggccaagaatatataatattttcttaCAAAACGGCAgtcatttatatattaattttgggaaaatgtgtGAGGGAGTGATGTTCAAAAGGCAATGGAGTAAGGGacaactgttatttttttttttattattttcactttcaagACCTAGTGGTGCCATCAAATAGATGAAAAGCGGCTCTCAGATGTAATGTATAGACAGCCACAACACAAAAAGgcaatttgtttttcattcactgataatattattgaaaaatgttcattaaCTGCTGACTTGAAACAGTTCATGTATATATTCAATTGACAAAATACAATATCTTGTAACAGTTTAGACACCTAATATTAAATATCCCTCACAAGAAACTCCTTTGTCTGGAACTATAGGCTATGTTGGCTGCATTTTCCACCACTGGAGAAAAGACTGTTGCTGCTGTTATGTCACCCAAGAACAAAACAGTGAGTTCATGTCACATTGAAATATGTATCAGTTGTATTTTTTCGTAATAAAACAATTTACATGACATTTAACAGCAAACTTAAAATGATAGTTTTGTCTCTCATTTTAGGCCTGCAGTCTTAACCTGTTCAGTGCCGAAACCGGGCGCAGACTTCTTGACACCACCTTGATTTATAATATGGATCCTAATGGTGGAAAAGCAGAGAAGGTGAGTACTATGTTGTTCTGGTGAGTCCCAACCTAGCAAGCGACGAGCCCAGAAACGCTGACTTAGTCTTGTATTAGTCATCTGTACTTTTTGACTCATTTGGATGGGACTTTTCCAAATCCAATAAGTTGGCATTATTGATTTCTATTCTGTTTTTCAGCTGTATGTGCAGTCGTTCCTGAAGAAAGACGACTCCGTTGGGTACAGGGTCATGGTGCAGACTGAGGACCATGCACTGAGCTTTATACAGCAGCCAGGTATACATGACTAATGGTTGTTGCTTTCAAAATATGAACACCTTTGAATGGTGCTCTAATTGTAAACTACAACCACAGGTCTATTGTTTATCACTTTCCAGGGACAATTCAAAACCAAACATTAATATCTCTGTAAAGGTGGATTTTCTAGTTTCGGGTGCGGTCATGCtgtgtaggtgtacctaattttGTGGCCAGcgtgtactgtattttccacagCCTGAGTCATCGGGAGTACATCCAACATTTGACCGCTGCTTTTCGTCCCTTTTGATGAGCAACCatgggtgtgtttgttttcagcGCGTGTCATGTGGACCAGAGAGGAGTCCCTTTCAGACGTGGTAACCATGGAAATGGTGGATCTGCCCCTCACGGGAACGCAGGCGGAACTGGAGGGGGAGTTTGGCAAAAAGGCTGGTAAATGTCAACGCCGGTTCCTGCTTTGAAATATTTCTAAGTATTAAACAGTAGTAGTATTAAACAGCACAGCATGTGGCACGACATGGTTCCTAAATCACTTGGTTGCTTTTTAGCTTCACttcttcttttttcctttttattgctACGCTTGGATTCAGCCATTCAAGGTAACAAATGTCTTCTGATTCGTACAACCTTTCTTGTAGACCGTTGTGTAGTCAGTTTCTCCTACGGCTAGAATTGTCCCGCTTTTGTCAATATGTTGAAACCTAGCGCATGCTCATGTGACCTGAGGGCCTTAAGGGGGCAGCCATTAAACACCGTCTGTGTTCTCGCTGTGCTCTGTCCAGACGGCCTgatgtccatggtgctgaagcgCCTCTCCTCTCAACTCATCCTGCTGCAGGCCTGGATTTCACACCTGTGGAAGCTCTTCTACGAtgcacgcaaacctcacagccaAGTTAAAAACGAAGTGACCATTGAGACCCTGTCCAGAGACGAATTCAACTTGCAGAAAATGATGGTCATGGTTACCGCATCTGGCAAGGTATACAGTTTAAAAGGCCTTGCTTTGGTCTCGTAAGGGCGCACTAACACTAGGCAATCCAATCAATGTGATCGCTCTGCCTGTCAGTTACTAACAGTAACGGATAACTCCCACCTTGCATAATAGaaaaagactcaaaataatccacaaaattgAAGCCAATGGTAATACACAGTTATTTATGATAACCATCACACTGCATAATAGTCACAAAAGATTCACAATGATCTACAAAGTCAAACCCACAGGATGTTggctccacaactcaatacaaaatgtgtcaaaaatgaGGTCCCGTTTAAGAGGGGCGTTCTGTAAACGattattttgtctcatgttTCCTCATTTGTCTCTTCAGCTCTTTGGCATTGACAGCAAGACTGGTACTATTTTATGGAGGCACTATCTTGACAACATCCCATCCAATGCTGCCTTCAAACTCATGGTGCAACGGACTACTGCACACTTCCCTCACCCGCCTCAGTGCACACTTCTCATCAAAGACAAGgtgttgtatatgtatattcataatattatgtactAAAATTGTTAAACCCGTGTAATTCCTGACAGTAGTGCTTTGTTTTTCCCCACCAGGACACTGGCTTAACCGCACTCCATGTATTTAACCCCATCTTTGGGAAGAAGAGCCATGTCACCCCACCTTCTCTGGCTCAACCCATACTTCAGTCACTCATGCTTCCCCTCATGGACCAGGATTATGCCAAAGTCTTGCTTCTGGTCGATGACCAGTATAAGGTCAGCATAGGCTGGCCCGTACACTCTGCAAATGTTACTGCTGCTGTTTTCTCATGAATGTTTGCCGACGGTGAATTCACAGCTGATCTTTTGCCACAGGTGTCTGCCTTCCCCTCCACAAAGAATGTCCTGCAGCAGCTCCAGGAAGTGGCCTCATCTATATTCTTTTACCTCGTAGACGCTAGCCAAGGGAGACTGTGCGGTTACAGACTGCGAACGGCAAGTGTTACAGCTGCATTAGCTCTGTGCTAAGAATTGTTTACAAAGGCAAACCACCGTCTTCCTTAGAGTACCCTGATAACATTGTGGCACCTTTTTTAGGATTTGTCCACTGAGCTGATCTGGGAGGTGGCCATCCCCAGAGAGGTGCAGAAAATTGTCTCGGTCAAAGGGAAAAGGTCAAACGAGCATGTGCACTCCCAAGGCCGAGTAATGGGAGATCGCAGTGTGCTCTACAAGGTACTCGATCCCCATGAATCCTTCCCaagttttttttactgcaatgTACAGACCCTTTTCCAAAAATTAGAATATCACGGAACAGTTTATTCCCACAATTTAATTCCAAACGCATTGCTTTGGGTTTGAGTCTAAGTAGAACATAGCAGACGTCTCCTAGATTAAAGTACTGAGCATGTGTATTAAAGTCTAAAAAGGGTTATATTGGGGCAATAGGGAAGCTTAACGGGTGTTTCCCCATACATCACACAGTACCTGAACCCCAACCTACTGGCTGTTGTGACTGAGAGCACAGACTTGCACCAGGAGCGAAGCTTTATTGGCATCTTACTGATTGATGGTGTGACTGGTCGGATTATCCACGAGGCCATTCAGAGGAAGACCAGAGGACCGGTTCATGTTGTGCACTCTGAAAACTGGGTTGTAGTaagtccctttttttttttaatgtccacatggtgttttaatttaattgattttgACTTTGTCTATTTGCAGTATGAGTATTGGAGCACCAAGTCTCGCAGGAATGAGTTCTCTGTGATTGAACTGTACGAGGGCATGGAGCTGTACAACAGCACCGTGTTCAGCTCTCTGGATCGGCCGCATTCCCCTCAGGTGCTCCAACAGTCTTACATTTTCCCTTCGGCCATCTCCACCATGGAGGCCACGCTGACAGAGAAGGGCATCACCAGTCGCCATCTACTTAGTGAGTCTTATTCATTTAGaagcgccccctatgggttgtgctTTAAATGCATTGGTTGCTAGCATGCACATCATAGAGACATTTGCTTATGCTACGTTTCTGCCACATTTCTTTGCCGTGACACAGTTGGCTTGCCTTCGGGAGGGATTTTGTCCCTGCCCAAAATGTTCCTCGACCCTCGGAGACCTGAGATAATCTCTGAGCAGAGCAGGTGAGTCCTTCAGTTAGTAGAGAACGAGTATAAGCTGAAGTATACTccagaaaatgttattttcaggGAGTTTGGGAGGTTCCAACCACCTTTTTTGAGGGGAGGAACATTCTGCCACGCTTTGCAAACCTGTGTCTTAATCCACTCGTGGATTGGAATGCATGTACAAACCCAGAAGGAGATTTCTCCCGTTTTATATTGTGTTGTAATGTCCAGGGAG
This window of the Doryrhamphus excisus isolate RoL2022-K1 chromosome 10, RoL_Dexc_1.0, whole genome shotgun sequence genome carries:
- the emc1 gene encoding ER membrane protein complex subunit 1; translated protein: MAKLILQFLKLTVLCFAVDAVFEDQVGKFDWRQQYVGKVHFAHFDAHMQSSKKVILATERNVFAAVNTRTGELLWRHVDKTGPEGHIDALLHHGQDAVLVVGNGRILRCWDVNVGGLNWEIVLDSGSFQAACLVGQHDIVKQVAVLKKTALSLHYLSNGHQKWIENLPDSETVDYQFVYSGGNGEVYVLGVLPNSHIAVVTYSVDDGEIIKQISVEAPWLSNIQASCAVVGQGILTCVDAASASLYTVDVHAQSQMTQIPLQSLGLEVSPDFRPVLVSTQPNPARRPLWEFFLQLSPDHHLLLQLNNGQIVILRDFKPAMLAAFSTTGEKTVAAVMSPKNKTACSLNLFSAETGRRLLDTTLIYNMDPNGGKAEKLYVQSFLKKDDSVGYRVMVQTEDHALSFIQQPARVMWTREESLSDVVTMEMVDLPLTGTQAELEGEFGKKADGLMSMVLKRLSSQLILLQAWISHLWKLFYDARKPHSQVKNEVTIETLSRDEFNLQKMMVMVTASGKLFGIDSKTGTILWRHYLDNIPSNAAFKLMVQRTTAHFPHPPQCTLLIKDKDTGLTALHVFNPIFGKKSHVTPPSLAQPILQSLMLPLMDQDYAKVLLLVDDQYKVSAFPSTKNVLQQLQEVASSIFFYLVDASQGRLCGYRLRTDLSTELIWEVAIPREVQKIVSVKGKRSNEHVHSQGRVMGDRSVLYKYLNPNLLAVVTESTDLHQERSFIGILLIDGVTGRIIHEAIQRKTRGPVHVVHSENWVVYEYWSTKSRRNEFSVIELYEGMELYNSTVFSSLDRPHSPQVLQQSYIFPSAISTMEATLTEKGITSRHLLIGLPSGGILSLPKMFLDPRRPEIISEQSREENLIPYAPELLIRTEWFINYNQTVSRVRGIYTAPSGLESTCLVVAYGLDIYQTRVYPSKQFDVLKDDYDYMLISSVLFALFFATMISKRLAEVKLLNRAWR